Genomic window (Spiroplasma sabaudiense Ar-1343):
GAGAAAATCAAACAGTTTTTAACAATTTGATTTCTTCAATAAATCCATTTATTGTTATGATTTTTGTCAATCGAAAAGATCAGGTAAAAAATGTTGTTAGTTGACTAAAAGAATTGGATATTACAAATGTCGGGGAATTACATGCTGGACTTGATCCAAGGATGCGTTCAAGTATGCAAAAACGTATCCAAAATAATGAGTTTAAATATATTGTTGCAACAGATATAGCGGCAAGAGGTTTGGATATTAATGGGGTTAGTCATGTTATTTCAATTGACTTGCCAAATGATTTATCTTATTATATTCATCGTAGCGGTCGTACCGGAAGAAATAATTTTAATGGCCAAAGCTTTGTTTTGCATAACTCTGATAATCAAAATTCAATTGATGATCTAAGAAAAATTGGTGTTGAGTTTGTTAACTACAAGTTTATTGAAAACAAATTAGTTGAAACAACCATCAAAACAAAAAAACCAAAATTTTATAACCCTAATTCCCCAGGTGAAATTGCATCTAAAAAGGTCGTAGCAAAATATAAAAAAGATAAGGTTAAACCAGGGTATAAAAAGAAACGCAAGGCCGAATTAGCTGAAATTAAACGAAAAATTCGTCGTGATCATATTAAAGAAAATATTTCAAAAATAAAGAAGGCAAAATATCAAAAACGTCGTGAAGAAATTTTTGAAGATTAATTGAACAAGAAAACAGGAGATTTTACAATTATGAATATAAGCTTGAGAATTAAAAAATTAATTGAAGCAATTTCTTTTGAGGTTTTTGAAAAAGAAGAAATTTTTAAGTTATCAATGTTAGCAATGTTAGGTGGAGAATCAATCTTTCTTCTTGGAAAACCAGGGATTGCAAAATCTCTAATTTCAAGACGAGTTAAATTTGCATTAAGAGAAGGCAAAAATTTTGAATATTTAATGTCAAAATTTTCAACCCCAGAAGAAATTTATGGACCAATCAATATTAAAGAACTACAAGAGGGCCGTTATGTTAGAGTTATTGATGACTACCTACCTGCGGCTAATGTTGGATTTTTGGATGAAATTTGAAAAGCCGGACCAAGTATTCAAAACACCTTACTAACAATAATTAATGAGAAAATATTTAGAAATGGTGGACGCGACATTAAAGTGCCTCTAAACCTACTTATTTCAGCTTCAAATGAGCTTCCAACACCTGGAGAGGGTCTTGAAGCCTTGTATGATCGTTTTATTATTCGTTACATCGCTCATGGTTTAAAAAGTAAGGAAAACTTTGAAAAATTGCTAGCTGGAGAGTCTTCCCTTGATGTTGAGGTCGACCCGAATCTACAAATTGGCAATAGCGAATTGAGTAAATGACAGTCTGAAGCTCGTAAAGTTGTGTTATCACGCGAAACTTTAGATTTTATTCATTATTTTAGAAATAAATTAACACAATCAACAGGAGGGAAAGCTTATATTTCAGACCGACGTTGAAAAAAAATCTCGGGTTTAATCAAAACAAGTGCATACTTTAATGGTCGTAGTGAAACAGATTTACCAGATTTATTTTGTATTCCATATTGCATTTGAGATAACGAAGCTGAAGAGCAAGAATATCGCAAAATTTTTAATACTGCTTTTTCAGAAAAATTCGGGCACGATTTTAGGGGGCAAAAGCATCAGTTGTTAAATCAAGTTGATGCATTAGCGGTGCAAATAAATCAAGTTGAAAGTCAGTTTTTAAGATTAACAATTTATGATTCACCATTTAAATCTAAAACCCAAGGAACTTATTATCGTATTTTAAACCCCTCAGGAAATGAACAATCAAAATATTTGTTTATTTCAGCTAGGGACTGAAATAAACTAGCAGCAGTTCCGGGAACCAGCTTAGAAGTTCCGGTATTCTTTGGATCAAGCGAAACTCGTTATGAAGGAAGCAAAATTTCAGCAGTGCAATATCATAAGGCCAATCAGATTTACTTTATCGAGACTGATAAAAAGCTTTTTATTGAAAATGATAATGCTGGTGAGTATAATAAAGAAACCTTAAAATTGAACCAAAAAATGCAAGAATTAGAAAACGATGTAAAAGAAATTAGTTCAAATATGTATAAAATTTATAAAAAATATGTAAATATGGATTGTATTTTCTTTGACCAGACTTATAATCGCGAAATAGCAATTGCCTTTGATGTGGATGTTGACCAAGTCAACGACTTACAAAGTTAAAAACTAAAAGGAGTTAGTGATGAAGCCAAACACTATTCAAACTGAGGAATTAACACGCTTAGCAATCGAAAAATTAAAAGCTGAAGATTTGGACAACTCAATGTTTAAAGAATTTAAGGCCAAAAATAAGTCAGTTGCAAATCAATTTGATGATAAAATTAATGGTTTTTATAACGAAGCGATGGAATCATCAGCAAAAACAATTAAACTACCTGAATTAATTAATGAAGAAATTAATTATTTTCATTATTTAACCCCGAAACTAAATTCGATGAACTTTGTTGAGAAGTTTAGTGTTATACGTAAAAAACTCGAACAATTTAATTCAACTTTCTTAAAAAAATTTGATGAAATCGTTAATAAGATTTTAAAGGATGATCTCAACCCTCAAATCGGATTAGAAGATTTTTTAAGTGCGTGAAATTTTATGCTGACAAAACGAGTTGTTGACTTTCGCTTAAAATCAATCCAGGACTTGCGCTTTAACTACCTGGTTAATGTTTATGAGTTAATTAAAAATTATACCAATTTTTCTAAGGCCCATAAATTACTAAAAGATACTTTTGAAGATGTTACAGAAATTGAAGATCAAGATGTTATTGAAAATTTAGACACAATAAATAAATTTTCAGATTATCTCTATAAAGATAAATCAATTTTAAAGATTGCAGAAATTTTGGGACGCTTAAATGGGGAAGATGATAAATTTGAGATTAACATTACCGAAAAATTGTCCTATTTTGAAACCGAAGTAAAATTACCGTATAATCCTGAAGAAATTGTTGGAATTACAGAGTCAAAAGATTTAGAACTTATTTTGCCAGCAGAATTGGGGTACTTATTTAATCCAGCCTTGGAAACAATTTTTTTTAAGAAATTCTCTGAAAATAAGTTACAAACATTTTTATTTCACAGTAAGGAAAAAATTACCGAAGAAGAATATATTGATGTTGAATACGAAGCTCCAATTCCATTAAAGCAAGGAAAATTTATTATTTGCGTTGATACTAGTATGTCTATGGAAGGTTCGGGAGAATTTATTGCCAAAGCCTTGGTTTTAGCAATCTGTAAGGTAGCCTTGAAGGATAAACGCGAAGTCGTTTTGATTAACTTCTCAGATGACCAAATTGCTGAAATTGAAATTAATCCCCATCAATTCCCAATTAAGAAAATTTTACAATTTTTGGCCAAGTCTTTTTATGGTGATACCAACGCTACACCAGCGTTTCAGTTGGCGATTAAAAAAATGTATAAAGAAGAGTGAAAACGTGGGGATTTATTAGTTATTTCAGATTTTATGGTTCAAGATTTATCGCCAAAATTACGTGATAATATTAAAACCCTAAAAGAGAATTATAATCGGTTCCACTCGGTTTTTATTGGTAATAGTCCAAATAAGGATTTTTTAGATATTTTTGAAAATAATATGTATTACGATCCAGATG
Coding sequences:
- a CDS encoding VWA domain-containing protein, whose protein sequence is MKPNTIQTEELTRLAIEKLKAEDLDNSMFKEFKAKNKSVANQFDDKINGFYNEAMESSAKTIKLPELINEEINYFHYLTPKLNSMNFVEKFSVIRKKLEQFNSTFLKKFDEIVNKILKDDLNPQIGLEDFLSAWNFMLTKRVVDFRLKSIQDLRFNYLVNVYELIKNYTNFSKAHKLLKDTFEDVTEIEDQDVIENLDTINKFSDYLYKDKSILKIAEILGRLNGEDDKFEINITEKLSYFETEVKLPYNPEEIVGITESKDLELILPAELGYLFNPALETIFFKKFSENKLQTFLFHSKEKITEEEYIDVEYEAPIPLKQGKFIICVDTSMSMEGSGEFIAKALVLAICKVALKDKREVVLINFSDDQIAEIEINPHQFPIKKILQFLAKSFYGDTNATPAFQLAIKKMYKEEWKRGDLLVISDFMVQDLSPKLRDNIKTLKENYNRFHSVFIGNSPNKDFLDIFENNMYYDPDDPNASEQIVKSLNSTLRNLDNLTPEKQEELAKIDQVNQELRLAAQGREIIKSKKKPTSKLKEDNKNGN
- a CDS encoding DEAD/DEAH box helicase, with product MSFEKFGFKKFINDALKSINFLEPTSIQDKVIPKIKKYNNIVAQAHTGTGKTHAFLLPILNNIDILEKKVQAVIITPTRELARQIYANVNEILNFNSEITKACFIGGQDITKQQESLSKVQPMVVVGTPSRLKELYENGSLKITTTKFLVIDEFDMIFDLGFIEEIDLLLSRINENVNISLFSATLPNELKPFLVKYLNNALFIDDSKNKPSNKNIEHALIWTKNRENQTVFNNLISSINPFIVMIFVNRKDQVKNVVSWLKELDITNVGELHAGLDPRMRSSMQKRIQNNEFKYIVATDIAARGLDINGVSHVISIDLPNDLSYYIHRSGRTGRNNFNGQSFVLHNSDNQNSIDDLRKIGVEFVNYKFIENKLVETTIKTKKPKFYNPNSPGEIASKKVVAKYKKDKVKPGYKKKRKAELAEIKRKIRRDHIKENISKIKKAKYQKRREEIFED
- a CDS encoding AAA family ATPase, with amino-acid sequence MNISLRIKKLIEAISFEVFEKEEIFKLSMLAMLGGESIFLLGKPGIAKSLISRRVKFALREGKNFEYLMSKFSTPEEIYGPINIKELQEGRYVRVIDDYLPAANVGFLDEIWKAGPSIQNTLLTIINEKIFRNGGRDIKVPLNLLISASNELPTPGEGLEALYDRFIIRYIAHGLKSKENFEKLLAGESSLDVEVDPNLQIGNSELSKWQSEARKVVLSRETLDFIHYFRNKLTQSTGGKAYISDRRWKKISGLIKTSAYFNGRSETDLPDLFCIPYCIWDNEAEEQEYRKIFNTAFSEKFGHDFRGQKHQLLNQVDALAVQINQVESQFLRLTIYDSPFKSKTQGTYYRILNPSGNEQSKYLFISARDWNKLAAVPGTSLEVPVFFGSSETRYEGSKISAVQYHKANQIYFIETDKKLFIENDNAGEYNKETLKLNQKMQELENDVKEISSNMYKIYKKYVNMDCIFFDQTYNREIAIAFDVDVDQVNDLQS